A window of Chitinophaga sp. MM2321 contains these coding sequences:
- a CDS encoding YfiT family bacillithiol transferase, which produces METLQYPIGRFEALPDYSPEMLAGFIDDIRELPTLVEMAVQHLDEYQLQAPYRPEGWTVAQVVHHLADSHMNGCIRVKLALTEDEPTIKPYEEAAWAVLPDVANTPVNVSITLLHALHTRWAALMEGLTDTQWERTFFHPGQGKVFNLKTHIANYSWHGKHHLAHIEGLKERMKW; this is translated from the coding sequence ATGGAAACACTGCAATACCCGATAGGCCGCTTCGAAGCATTACCGGACTATTCACCGGAGATGCTGGCAGGCTTTATCGACGACATCCGCGAACTGCCCACCCTGGTGGAGATGGCCGTACAACACCTCGATGAATACCAGCTGCAAGCGCCTTACAGACCGGAAGGCTGGACGGTTGCCCAGGTAGTGCATCACCTGGCCGATAGTCATATGAACGGCTGCATTCGTGTGAAACTGGCGCTGACAGAAGACGAGCCCACGATCAAGCCTTATGAGGAAGCGGCATGGGCAGTATTGCCGGACGTAGCCAATACGCCTGTCAATGTTTCCATTACGCTGTTACACGCCCTGCATACCCGCTGGGCTGCACTGATGGAAGGACTCACTGACACGCAATGGGAACGGACTTTCTTCCACCCCGGTCAGGGAAAAGTATTTAATCTCAAAACACATATTGCCAACTATTCCTGGCATGGAAAACACCACCTCGCCCATATAGAAGGGCTGAAGGAAAGAATGAAATGGTAA
- a CDS encoding NUDIX hydrolase — MDWKLLSSEYLFKDDWLTARKDKCLTPSGKIIEPYYVLEYNNWVNGVALTEDGQVIMIRQYRQGIGKTLLEIPGGTMDDTDTSPLEAMQRELLEETGYEFKEVISLGSIAPNPASSNNFTYMFLATGGRKIQEQQLDHNEEIEIELMPLATLQQLILENKILQSLHVTCICYALLHLGKMEMK; from the coding sequence ATGGACTGGAAACTGCTCTCATCGGAATACCTGTTTAAAGACGATTGGTTAACTGCACGCAAAGACAAATGCCTCACACCTTCCGGTAAGATTATCGAACCATATTATGTGCTCGAATATAATAACTGGGTCAATGGGGTGGCATTAACAGAAGACGGACAAGTAATCATGATCCGCCAGTACCGGCAGGGCATTGGCAAAACATTGCTCGAAATTCCCGGTGGTACGATGGACGACACGGACACTTCTCCCCTGGAGGCGATGCAGCGGGAATTGCTGGAAGAAACCGGCTATGAATTTAAAGAAGTGATCTCACTGGGATCTATCGCACCAAATCCTGCCTCCAGTAATAATTTTACATACATGTTTCTCGCTACCGGTGGCCGTAAGATACAGGAGCAGCAACTGGATCATAATGAGGAAATTGAAATAGAACTGATGCCCCTCGCCACGCTGCAGCAATTAATACTGGAAAATAAGATCCTGCAAAGTCTGCATGTTACCTGTATTTGCTACGCTTTGCTGCACCTCGGCAAAATGGAGATGAAATAA
- a CDS encoding folylpolyglutamate synthase/dihydrofolate synthase family protein: MNAYNETLEYLYKQLPMFTKLGADAYKTDLHNTVALLNLLDNPQHHFKTIHVAGTNGKGSSSHMLAAIFQQAGYKTGLYTSPHLLDFRERIRINGQPVTEEFVVSFTNQLRPHIEAISPSFFEMTVAMAFRYFAQEQVDIAIIEVGLGGRLDSTNVIMPELALITNISYDHKNILGNTLSEIATEKAGIIKANIPVVISETQSEIQEIFLQKAAALQAPIHFADQEWMVDGSVIANTHMELTLLDTRQQQMHQIRLDLNGQYQEKNVMGVLSSVKILQQQGWKITPAHITAALSHVKKITGLRGRWEVVSQHPLTVMDVGHNEAGIREVMQQLGHVNYRHLHIVTGFVKDKEVETVLTLFPPTATYYFCKAQIPRALDEVTLTEMAAGKGLQGRAYATVQAALMAARQHAQPDDMILVCGSFFIVAEAI, from the coding sequence ATGAACGCATACAACGAAACGCTGGAATATCTGTATAAGCAACTCCCAATGTTTACAAAACTGGGCGCCGATGCTTATAAAACAGATCTTCATAATACCGTTGCCTTATTAAATCTGCTGGATAATCCGCAGCATCATTTCAAAACTATTCATGTTGCCGGCACTAATGGTAAAGGATCTTCCAGTCATATGCTGGCAGCCATTTTCCAACAGGCAGGCTATAAAACAGGCTTGTATACCTCCCCTCACCTGCTCGACTTCAGGGAGCGGATCAGGATCAACGGACAGCCGGTAACAGAAGAATTTGTTGTCAGTTTTACCAATCAGCTACGCCCGCATATTGAAGCGATCTCGCCTTCTTTTTTTGAAATGACGGTAGCTATGGCTTTCCGCTATTTTGCACAGGAACAGGTGGATATCGCCATCATTGAAGTGGGACTCGGCGGCCGGCTCGACAGCACCAATGTGATCATGCCGGAACTGGCGCTGATCACCAACATCAGCTATGACCACAAAAATATCCTGGGCAATACTTTATCCGAAATAGCCACCGAAAAAGCCGGTATTATCAAAGCCAATATACCAGTGGTTATCAGTGAAACGCAATCGGAGATCCAGGAAATCTTCCTTCAGAAAGCCGCCGCATTGCAGGCGCCTATCCATTTCGCCGACCAGGAATGGATGGTAGATGGCAGCGTTATCGCCAACACACACATGGAACTAACGTTGCTGGATACACGCCAACAGCAGATGCATCAAATCAGACTCGATCTGAATGGTCAATACCAGGAAAAAAATGTGATGGGGGTATTATCTTCCGTAAAAATATTACAACAGCAGGGCTGGAAAATTACACCCGCACATATTACGGCTGCCCTCTCGCATGTAAAGAAGATCACCGGCCTGAGAGGCCGATGGGAGGTCGTGAGTCAGCATCCTCTCACCGTGATGGATGTAGGTCATAATGAAGCCGGCATCCGCGAAGTAATGCAGCAACTGGGCCATGTCAATTACCGGCACTTACATATTGTAACAGGATTTGTGAAAGATAAGGAAGTGGAAACCGTGCTTACCCTCTTTCCGCCAACGGCCACCTATTATTTCTGCAAGGCGCAGATCCCCCGTGCGCTCGATGAAGTAACACTGACTGAAATGGCCGCGGGCAAAGGCTTGCAGGGCCGCGCCTATGCCACCGTACAGGCGGCGCTGATGGCAGCCAGGCAACATGCCCAACCTGATGATATGATCCTCGTTTGCGGTAGTTTTTTTATTGTGGCAGAAGCGATCTAG
- a CDS encoding DUF5723 family protein has translation MIVIINRIFLSTVLLLLLATAAIAQSFPGYHTSNYAGIYGVLSNPASAAGYRYKWDVNIIGADAKGGNTYVRIPKSVIFNRPDSFRRNQDYFVDTAARRNQNGWEMAEIMLPSVLYAIDEKQSVSFVWRMRSSSNGGNLPTPLANFFGNDFPNMQYSGTNYTMEHGAVSSHIWHELGFSYARVIKETYSGRLKAGVTLKLLSGVAAGYAAVRNANFRLNNKRDATISSGVLNYGYNQELDNWQSPDISNVQLFNNNGIGMDIGVIYEYRPDNGGFGAYEGTDADEYKFRIGVSITDIGRIKYNKGVNNTDLDITKDNVNPKDVNYRKDESLKQYSQRLNNYFTPIASPDDFNMTLPMAVNLMGDYNIDSRFFVSANAVIALNTGRKDLTKTYAMTQVMLTPRYETDMFGAYLPLVINHNGQADAGVGIRFGPLVLGSYSIFSNLFQHNIDHADAFVALRLNSAMLKRGDGNGGGIFRKRKSQLGCPVND, from the coding sequence ATGATTGTTATTATTAACCGTATCTTTTTAAGCACTGTATTATTGCTATTGCTGGCAACTGCCGCAATAGCCCAATCCTTTCCAGGTTATCATACCAGCAACTATGCAGGTATCTATGGCGTTCTTTCCAACCCGGCAAGTGCCGCAGGATACCGTTATAAATGGGATGTAAACATCATTGGCGCCGATGCTAAAGGCGGTAATACTTATGTACGTATACCCAAATCCGTTATATTCAACAGACCCGATTCATTTCGCCGTAACCAGGATTACTTTGTAGATACCGCCGCCCGCCGTAATCAAAATGGCTGGGAGATGGCGGAGATCATGCTACCATCTGTATTGTATGCCATTGATGAAAAGCAATCCGTTTCCTTTGTATGGCGTATGCGCAGCAGTAGCAATGGTGGTAATCTCCCAACGCCACTGGCTAACTTCTTCGGTAATGATTTTCCCAATATGCAATACAGTGGCACCAACTACACCATGGAGCATGGCGCCGTATCATCACATATCTGGCATGAACTGGGTTTCAGCTATGCGCGTGTGATAAAGGAAACTTACAGCGGCAGATTGAAAGCCGGTGTGACCCTAAAGTTGCTGAGTGGCGTAGCTGCCGGCTATGCAGCCGTACGTAATGCCAACTTCCGGCTCAACAACAAGCGCGATGCCACCATCAGTAGCGGTGTACTCAACTATGGCTACAACCAGGAGCTGGACAACTGGCAATCACCCGACATCAGCAACGTACAACTTTTCAATAACAACGGCATCGGTATGGACATCGGCGTTATTTATGAATACCGGCCGGACAACGGCGGATTCGGAGCTTATGAGGGAACAGATGCCGATGAATATAAATTCCGTATAGGCGTTTCCATTACCGATATCGGGCGGATCAAATATAACAAGGGAGTAAACAACACGGATCTTGATATTACCAAAGATAATGTCAACCCAAAAGATGTGAACTACCGGAAGGATGAAAGCCTGAAACAATATTCGCAGCGGCTTAATAATTATTTCACCCCAATCGCCTCTCCGGACGATTTCAATATGACATTGCCCATGGCTGTGAACCTGATGGGTGATTACAATATCGACAGCCGTTTCTTTGTAAGCGCCAACGCCGTAATCGCCCTGAATACAGGCAGAAAAGACCTCACCAAAACCTATGCGATGACGCAGGTGATGCTTACACCACGGTATGAAACGGACATGTTTGGCGCCTACCTGCCGCTGGTGATAAATCATAATGGGCAGGCAGATGCTGGTGTGGGGATACGTTTTGGTCCGCTGGTATTAGGTTCCTACAGTATTTTTTCCAACCTTTTTCAACATAACATCGATCATGCTGATGCTTTCGTAGCTTTGCGTTTAAATTCAGCTATGCTGAAACGGGGTGATGGCAATGGCGGCGGTATCTTCAGGAAACGCAAAAGCCAGCTGGGCTGCCCCGTGAATGATTAA
- a CDS encoding AraC family transcriptional regulator — protein MKVVQFTVPVASEGSVVIQEDILPYFYNYLHRHKEAQVTLIIKGEGTLIAGSYTQPFKAGDVYVIGANQPHMFKGDARYFENLQEKNIHAIHIFFDHEQALQGMISLPELEPVRKWLELTRFSLQLPAIHEEKAAAEILRLRQLTGAERLFAFMTMLTWFSKQVKDWKSLSTGFSRHVYSESEGLRMNDIYQYTLEHYAENITLARIAGIAHLTTYAFCKYFKKHTRKTYLGFLNEVRINAACKKIINGDADSIASVAYATGYNNPITFNRVFRKVTGMSPSAYARQYRFGQGSAHRSGQLVEWEE, from the coding sequence ATGAAAGTAGTACAATTTACAGTTCCTGTAGCATCAGAAGGGTCTGTTGTGATCCAGGAAGATATCCTGCCTTACTTTTATAACTACCTCCACCGCCATAAGGAAGCACAGGTAACACTGATTATAAAGGGGGAAGGTACCCTGATTGCCGGCAGCTATACGCAGCCTTTCAAAGCGGGGGATGTGTATGTGATTGGTGCCAACCAACCGCATATGTTTAAAGGCGATGCCCGGTATTTTGAAAATCTCCAGGAGAAAAATATCCATGCCATTCACATCTTCTTTGACCATGAGCAAGCCTTACAGGGAATGATCTCCCTGCCGGAACTGGAACCGGTGAGGAAATGGCTGGAGCTTACCCGTTTCAGCTTACAACTGCCCGCTATCCATGAGGAAAAGGCGGCAGCAGAGATCCTGCGCCTCCGCCAGCTGACAGGCGCAGAAAGGTTATTTGCTTTCATGACGATGCTCACCTGGTTCTCTAAACAGGTAAAGGACTGGAAATCGCTGTCAACCGGCTTCTCCAGGCATGTTTACAGCGAGTCGGAAGGATTGCGGATGAATGATATCTACCAGTATACCCTGGAACATTATGCAGAAAACATTACGCTGGCCAGGATTGCGGGTATTGCACATTTAACGACTTATGCCTTCTGTAAATATTTCAAGAAACATACCCGCAAAACGTACCTGGGTTTTTTAAATGAGGTGAGGATCAACGCTGCCTGTAAGAAAATCATTAACGGGGATGCGGATAGTATTGCTTCGGTGGCATATGCTACGGGATATAACAACCCTATCACATTTAACCGGGTATTCAGAAAGGTAACGGGGATGTCGCCATCTGCCTATGCGCGCCAATACCGTTTCGGGCAGGGCAGCGCGCACAGGAGTGGCCAGCTTGTTGAATGGGAAGAATAG
- a CDS encoding radical SAM protein: MLDQTPYILYSDGKGNIFEDTTMHVTGRSGWDAGPVDPEEWIELPEGGNLYELPGRRGIGIDATTGDMQLCDKGWAVAAFIPPAHTGFYLAAYETMPDAPTLPLFCYTAVGWLDGKFYVPATRIEADIRQECAGFDDKKVKQGVKQLTEAYPHNRLVQHLAENCALTYECPAARNYFMGRWECPIPSSPACNANCVGCISFQPEEESIVSTQDRLRFKPTAQEIVEYTVPHLETAPFPIVSFGQGCEGEPLLMWETIRESIIEIRKHTPKGSININTNGSKPDAVRALCEAGLNSIRVSLNSAQEKYYTPYYRPNNYVFEDIIESLKVMREFGGWSSINYFVFPGMTDSADEYEALRKLIRETGLNMIQWRNFNIDPDWYLGKLGVTETGECLGVKQLQELIQEEFPDVKFGYFNPPMERINGDYMADFAH, translated from the coding sequence ATGTTGGATCAGACACCTTACATATTATATTCTGACGGTAAAGGAAATATTTTCGAAGATACGACCATGCATGTAACCGGCCGTAGTGGCTGGGATGCGGGTCCAGTAGATCCCGAAGAGTGGATTGAGTTACCGGAAGGAGGTAATTTGTATGAGCTGCCTGGCCGTCGCGGTATAGGTATAGACGCTACTACCGGCGATATGCAACTATGTGATAAAGGATGGGCAGTAGCGGCTTTTATTCCGCCCGCTCATACCGGCTTTTACCTGGCTGCCTATGAAACCATGCCGGATGCGCCCACCCTGCCTTTGTTTTGCTACACAGCAGTGGGCTGGCTGGATGGTAAATTTTATGTACCTGCTACCCGTATTGAGGCGGATATCCGCCAGGAATGCGCAGGTTTTGATGATAAAAAAGTAAAACAAGGCGTAAAACAGCTTACAGAAGCCTACCCGCATAACAGGCTGGTACAGCATCTGGCAGAAAACTGCGCCCTTACCTACGAATGTCCTGCTGCGCGTAATTATTTTATGGGAAGATGGGAATGCCCGATTCCGTCCTCTCCCGCCTGCAACGCTAACTGCGTGGGATGTATTTCCTTCCAGCCGGAAGAAGAAAGCATTGTATCCACCCAGGACCGCCTGCGTTTCAAACCTACTGCACAGGAAATAGTGGAATACACCGTACCTCACCTGGAAACAGCCCCCTTCCCGATCGTCAGCTTTGGCCAGGGTTGTGAAGGCGAACCGCTGCTCATGTGGGAAACCATCCGCGAATCCATTATAGAAATACGTAAACATACGCCCAAAGGCAGCATCAACATCAACACCAACGGCAGCAAGCCGGATGCGGTGCGGGCATTGTGTGAAGCCGGTCTTAATAGTATCCGTGTGAGCCTCAACTCTGCACAGGAGAAATACTATACACCATACTACCGCCCCAACAACTACGTATTTGAAGATATTATTGAAAGTCTGAAAGTAATGCGTGAGTTTGGTGGCTGGAGTTCCATCAACTACTTTGTATTTCCGGGTATGACAGATAGTGCAGATGAATACGAAGCACTGCGCAAACTGATCCGGGAAACAGGACTGAACATGATCCAGTGGCGTAATTTCAATATTGATCCCGACTGGTACCTGGGTAAACTGGGCGTTACCGAAACCGGTGAGTGCTTAGGCGTAAAACAGCTACAGGAGCTGATCCAGGAAGAGTTCCCGGACGTTAAGTTTGGTTACTTCAATCCACCGATGGAACGGATCAACGGAGATTACATGGCAGATTTTGCCCACTAA
- a CDS encoding agmatinase family protein yields MTDLSQFDPNSVGLLSNNVFGLPFSEEEAKLVLLPVPWEVTVSYRNGTARGPEHIFRASFQVDLYDADVKDGWKQGFFMREPDKHLLLRSDYLRKEAELYLKFLIEGGDISENEFLKKTVVDVNNGTRAMNEWVYTQTKGLLEKGKLVGLVGGDHSTPLGFFKAIGEHKGDFGILQIDAHCDLRDSYEGFKYSHASIMYNALAEVPQLQQLVQVGIRDYCEEEIDYINNSNGRVTTFFDKDLKERQFEGETWKAICESIVATLPQQVYISFDIDGLDPKLCPHTGTPVAGGFEAEQIYYLFKQVLASGRKLIGFDLNEVSASHDDWDSNVGARVLFKLCNLLISSNS; encoded by the coding sequence ATGACTGATTTATCTCAATTTGATCCTAACTCAGTGGGTCTTTTGTCTAACAATGTTTTTGGCTTACCCTTTTCGGAAGAAGAAGCAAAATTAGTATTGCTGCCTGTTCCCTGGGAAGTAACGGTATCTTATCGTAATGGCACTGCCCGCGGACCGGAACATATCTTCAGGGCCTCTTTCCAGGTAGACCTGTACGATGCAGACGTTAAAGACGGCTGGAAACAGGGTTTCTTTATGCGGGAACCAGATAAACACCTGCTGCTTCGCAGCGATTATCTGCGTAAAGAAGCGGAGTTATACCTGAAATTCCTGATAGAAGGTGGAGATATCTCAGAAAATGAGTTTTTGAAGAAAACGGTCGTAGACGTGAATAACGGTACCCGCGCCATGAATGAATGGGTGTATACCCAAACCAAAGGATTGCTGGAAAAAGGCAAACTGGTAGGTCTGGTAGGCGGTGACCATAGCACTCCACTGGGCTTCTTTAAAGCTATTGGCGAGCACAAGGGCGATTTTGGCATCTTGCAAATCGATGCCCACTGCGATCTCCGCGACAGCTACGAAGGGTTCAAATACTCACATGCCTCCATTATGTACAATGCCCTGGCGGAAGTTCCGCAGTTACAGCAGCTGGTACAGGTAGGTATCCGTGATTACTGCGAAGAAGAAATAGATTATATCAATAACAGCAATGGCCGTGTCACCACTTTCTTTGATAAGGATCTTAAAGAAAGACAATTTGAAGGGGAAACCTGGAAGGCTATCTGCGAAAGTATTGTAGCTACCCTGCCACAACAGGTATATATCAGCTTTGATATTGACGGCCTGGATCCTAAATTGTGCCCGCATACCGGTACGCCGGTAGCCGGAGGCTTTGAAGCAGAGCAGATCTATTACCTGTTCAAACAGGTCCTGGCCAGCGGCCGCAAGCTGATCGGCTTTGACCTGAACGAGGTAAGCGCCTCGCACGACGACTGGGATTCCAATGTAGGCGCCCGTGTATTGTTTAAACTCTGTAACCTGTTGATCAGTTCCAATTCCTAA
- a CDS encoding cytochrome c maturation protein CcmE encodes MKKTNIILLVVIAVAIGVIVTMVGDFSTYETFATAREKEGKEFHVIGKLDTLQAMKYDPMKDANLFSFYVHDKTGETRKVVFYGAKPTDFEKAESVVLTGKMEGNEFHCSKILMKCPSKYKDDQVAMSSKQL; translated from the coding sequence ATGAAAAAGACAAATATTATTCTGCTGGTGGTAATTGCTGTTGCAATTGGTGTAATCGTAACCATGGTTGGCGATTTCAGTACCTATGAAACATTTGCCACTGCACGTGAGAAAGAAGGAAAGGAGTTCCATGTAATCGGAAAGCTGGATACCTTACAGGCCATGAAATATGACCCGATGAAAGATGCTAATCTATTCAGCTTCTACGTACATGATAAAACAGGCGAAACGCGCAAAGTAGTTTTCTATGGCGCAAAACCTACCGACTTTGAGAAAGCTGAATCCGTAGTGCTGACCGGAAAAATGGAAGGCAACGAATTTCATTGCAGCAAAATCCTCATGAAATGCCCGTCTAAATACAAAGACGACCAGGTAGCAATGAGCAGCAAACAACTTTAA
- the ccsA gene encoding cytochrome c biogenesis protein CcsA produces the protein MKFVGEHLLPGQLGHFFAVLAFVASMVATVAYYRVVKAKEPALQESWKKLARWSFIIQSAAVIAVFSCLYYILYNHFFEYKYAWRNTSRDLPIQYLLSSLWSDQEGSFLLWSIWNSILGIILIRTSKKWEAPVMTIFSLAQLVMASMLLGIFIFGYKIGSNPFTLLREAPENLAAPIFQTADYMQHIHDGNGLNVTLQNYWMVIHPPVLFLGFASMIIPFAFAFAGLWTRDYTSWVKPVLPWALFAIMLLGTGIMMGAAWAYESLNFGGYWAWDPVENASLVPWLTMVAGLHTLLAYKHTGHALKSTMFFFFISYVLILYSSFLTKSGILGDTSVHSFTDMGMSGQLLISMLIFTVPAITLLITRRKEIPSIKKEESTYSREFWLFVGSLVLLIAAIQITFTTSIPVWNKLLSLSGLKGLFKLDDLAPPSDTIFHFNKIQIWIAIVLGILTAVVQFLKYKDTPRGLLTKKIWLPTVIAVLLTGLIAWKGTITYDTYGAGFLTAIYIMLFASIYAIVGNISYIFIGLKGKIKSAGASVAHIGFGMVLLGVLISSAKMEVISIDRMKMLNDGFFRKESKQNPRENIMLPKDLQIQMGDYHVTYVGDSTAKGDPKTYYVMRYERRDKMTGEVKEKFTLYPDAFVNKKENSLSSNPASKHYLTRDVFTYVSAAPNKSEEANGDTTQYVTHEVKQGDSIFFSRGFIVLKGLNTKPESKNYVPQNGDLAVGAELEVFTQTDDHFNLQPIYFIRDSSYQYSVEDTLSPLNLSVRFSKIMPADNKIELKVKETAGFSDYVVMKALVFPYINVLWLGILITIVGTGMSIYHRTRRK, from the coding sequence ATGAAATTTGTAGGGGAACACTTATTGCCGGGCCAACTGGGTCATTTCTTTGCCGTACTGGCATTTGTAGCATCGATGGTAGCCACTGTGGCTTATTACAGGGTTGTTAAGGCCAAAGAGCCTGCCTTGCAGGAGTCATGGAAAAAACTGGCCCGCTGGTCTTTTATTATCCAGTCTGCCGCGGTGATCGCCGTTTTCAGCTGCCTGTACTATATCCTGTATAATCACTTCTTTGAATATAAATATGCCTGGCGCAACACATCCCGTGATCTGCCTATCCAATACCTGCTCTCCAGCCTCTGGTCCGACCAGGAAGGCAGCTTCCTGCTCTGGAGTATCTGGAACAGTATCCTGGGTATTATATTGATCCGTACTTCCAAAAAATGGGAAGCGCCGGTAATGACGATATTCTCCCTCGCACAGCTGGTAATGGCCAGTATGTTGCTGGGTATCTTCATCTTTGGGTATAAAATTGGTAGCAATCCGTTCACGTTGCTGAGAGAAGCGCCGGAAAACCTGGCTGCTCCTATCTTCCAGACGGCAGACTATATGCAGCATATCCACGATGGTAATGGACTGAACGTAACGCTGCAAAACTACTGGATGGTGATCCACCCGCCGGTATTGTTCCTGGGGTTTGCTTCCATGATCATTCCTTTTGCCTTTGCTTTCGCCGGCCTGTGGACCCGCGATTATACCAGCTGGGTAAAACCAGTACTGCCCTGGGCGCTCTTTGCCATTATGTTACTGGGTACCGGTATCATGATGGGCGCTGCCTGGGCGTATGAATCACTCAACTTCGGCGGCTACTGGGCCTGGGATCCTGTAGAAAATGCCTCTCTCGTGCCATGGCTTACCATGGTAGCCGGTCTGCATACCCTACTGGCCTATAAGCATACGGGACATGCACTGAAATCCACCATGTTCTTCTTCTTTATTTCCTATGTCCTGATCCTTTATTCGTCTTTCCTGACAAAGAGTGGAATTTTGGGAGATACTTCCGTACACTCCTTTACTGATATGGGTATGAGCGGTCAGCTGTTGATTTCTATGCTGATCTTTACAGTGCCTGCTATCACCCTGCTCATTACACGCAGGAAGGAGATACCATCTATTAAAAAAGAAGAAAGCACCTACTCCCGCGAGTTCTGGCTCTTCGTAGGTTCCCTGGTCCTGCTGATAGCGGCTATACAGATCACTTTTACAACATCTATCCCGGTATGGAACAAACTGCTCAGTCTCAGCGGTCTGAAAGGACTCTTTAAGCTGGATGACCTGGCGCCTCCATCCGATACCATCTTCCATTTCAATAAAATCCAGATCTGGATTGCTATTGTACTGGGTATATTAACAGCAGTGGTACAGTTCCTGAAATACAAGGATACGCCACGTGGACTGTTAACAAAAAAGATATGGTTGCCAACCGTGATTGCAGTGTTGCTCACCGGGTTAATAGCCTGGAAAGGTACCATCACCTATGATACTTATGGTGCAGGATTCCTCACCGCTATCTATATTATGTTGTTTGCCAGCATTTATGCGATCGTTGGAAACATTTCCTATATTTTCATCGGACTGAAAGGAAAGATCAAATCTGCCGGTGCTTCTGTAGCGCATATCGGTTTTGGTATGGTGCTGCTGGGCGTGCTGATTTCTTCTGCCAAAATGGAAGTAATATCCATCGACCGGATGAAGATGCTGAATGATGGCTTCTTCAGAAAAGAAAGTAAACAGAATCCGCGTGAAAATATCATGCTGCCCAAAGATCTGCAGATACAAATGGGCGACTATCACGTAACATACGTAGGTGATTCCACTGCGAAAGGGGATCCCAAAACCTACTACGTGATGCGTTATGAAAGGAGGGATAAAATGACTGGTGAAGTGAAAGAGAAATTCACCCTGTATCCGGATGCTTTCGTTAATAAAAAGGAGAATAGCCTGTCTTCCAACCCGGCTTCCAAACACTACCTGACCAGGGATGTTTTCACGTATGTGTCAGCAGCACCCAACAAGTCAGAAGAGGCCAACGGAGATACCACACAATATGTAACACATGAGGTGAAACAGGGCGATTCCATTTTCTTCTCCCGTGGTTTTATCGTGCTGAAAGGATTGAACACCAAACCTGAAAGCAAAAATTATGTGCCGCAGAATGGCGACCTCGCAGTAGGTGCGGAACTGGAAGTGTTTACACAAACAGATGACCACTTTAACTTGCAACCGATCTACTTTATCCGCGACAGCAGCTACCAGTACAGTGTGGAAGACACATTGTCGCCGCTGAACCTGAGTGTACGTTTCTCGAAGATCATGCCTGCTGATAACAAGATAGAGCTGAAAGTGAAAGAAACTGCCGGCTTTAGCGACTACGTAGTGATGAAAGCATTGGTATTCCCTTATATCAATGTACTGTGGCTGGGTATCCTGATTACTATCGTTGGTACCGGTATGAGCATTTATCACAGAACAAGAAGAAAATAA